In one Deltaproteobacteria bacterium genomic region, the following are encoded:
- a CDS encoding cupin domain-containing protein: MEINRKADMATVEGPSECFTGRVTITGLFRREAPSRVTGAIVHFEPGARSAWHSHPLGQTLIVTEGVGWTQVDEGPIVEFHAGDILWCPAEQKHWHGATPHASMTHIAIQEALDGTNVTWMEKVTDGEYLAGPARD, encoded by the coding sequence ATGGAGATCAACCGCAAGGCCGACATGGCGACCGTCGAGGGGCCGTCGGAGTGCTTCACGGGTAGAGTCACCATCACGGGGCTGTTCCGGCGCGAAGCTCCCTCGCGCGTCACCGGCGCGATCGTCCACTTCGAGCCGGGCGCCCGCTCCGCGTGGCACTCGCATCCGCTGGGCCAGACGCTGATCGTCACGGAAGGCGTCGGCTGGACGCAGGTCGACGAGGGGCCGATCGTCGAGTTCCATGCCGGCGACATCCTGTGGTGCCCGGCCGAGCAGAAGCACTGGCACGGAGCGACTCCGCATGCATCCATGACGCACATCGCAATTCAGGAAGCCCTCGACGGCACGAACGTCACCTGGATGGAGAAGGTGACCGACGGGGAGTACCTTGCCGGACCGGCGCGGGATTGA